CCCTTACATATTTTTTAGTCGCTATATTTAATGTATATGTTAAGCATACTTACATATTCATTAGATATAAATTATGTTAAATTAATTATTTTTTACAATATATTTTTTACCTTTTTAAATCTAAAATTTTTAATATAGCTTATATTAAGATATTATCTACACGTTTACTTCTAATAGTATCCTTATATGTAATATGTAAAAAATTCGCTTCGCTCATGTCGCCAACGACTTCGTCCGTTGCTCAAAATCTTTTTTACGCTCAAAACCAATTTATTGATATTACTTACATTCAGAATTTATCCACATTTTTTAAATATTATAATATCCTTAAGCGTAAAAAATGCTATACCATTTTAGGTATAGCATTATAACTTTTGCTGTAATTATTTATCTATTATCTCTGATACTGTCACAAATTCAAAACCTTTCTCTATCATTTTAGGAATTAATATATCTAATGCAGCAACAGTATTATTTGTTGCATAATCGTGTAAAAGTATTATATCTCCATTTTTCGCATTATTTATTATTTTATTTGCTATAACTTCCGCAGCTGGATTTTGCCAGTCCCTAGCATCTACAGTAGTCCATAATACTATTTTATAGTTAAGCTTCTTCGCAATTGATGCTAGCTCTTCTTGCTTATAACTACCATATGGTGGTCTAAATAATGTTGGTTTTTTACCAGTTAGTTTTATAAGTATCTCTTCACATTTTAATATTTCTTCTTCTAATTGCTCATTTGTCAAGTTCGTTATATCAGGATGGTTAAATGTGTGATTTCCTATTTCGTGTCCTTCTTTATTTGCCCTAATCAAAGGATCTGAATACCAGTTAGCGTGTTTTCCTGCTACAAAAAAAGTACCTTTTATATTGTACTTATTAAGCACATCTAAAACTTGATTAGTTTCTTTGGGATGAGGTCCATCATCAAATGTTAGTGCTATT
The Romboutsia ilealis genome window above contains:
- a CDS encoding polysaccharide deacetylase family protein, producing MFKYKKITLIITAVLVFFSNSFMYAESINDEEVFIKNGSRDKKLIALTFDDGPHPKETNQVLDVLNKYNIKGTFFVAGKHANWYSDPLIRANKEGHEIGNHTFNHPDITNLTNEQLEEEILKCEEILIKLTGKKPTLFRPPYGSYKQEELASIAKKLNYKIVLWTTVDARDWQNPAAEVIANKIINNAKNGDIILLHDYATNNTVAALDILIPKMIEKGFEFVTVSEIIDK